A window from Candidatus Latescibacterota bacterium encodes these proteins:
- a CDS encoding FAD-dependent oxidoreductase, with protein sequence MGVAPFACATLRRPALLLAGLLALVPRPAFAALDYPLSYETVDVQGLRILAGSVDSTAAARIQVEVVVAGGGLGGVAAALALCEEGRHVLLTEETDWLGGQASSQGVSALDENRWVDRGGATRLYREFRETIRRHYLPRATLPDSLRAAAAFNPGNCWVSRLAFEPAVAHEACSRLLEPYRRAGLLTLRLRHKVVAARREQARVTRLLLLDLDSQAALEVTPDLVIDATELGDLLPLCDVAYVSGRESRAMTGERDAADGESEPQCVQSFTYSFVLESGGGGCADGPEPPGYRRHLASQPFNTRMTRSMNGEAKQIEVFLFDKVEVWPGSLWEYRRLIEARQFDRRDYPGDLSLINWMGNDYHEGSIIDVSPREMLDQLQAARSLSLSYYHFIRTQMARPDGHLGYDEVCLRPDVMGTADGLSKYPYARESRRIVAMETLRQQDVEKPPVGIRLRGRHFVDAVAIGAYDIDLHAGPCHKSTLQVQTLPFQIPLGALIPVGTENLLPAAKNAGVTHITNGCTRVHSVQWAIGEAAGRLAAHCLERDISPEQVWLDPAEVLMLQARIVRGGAPIFWYGNLPSSDPRFAEAQLQPFRLAHGMHMAGLQLQSLTQSFNWASP encoded by the coding sequence ATGGGGGTCGCGCCCTTCGCGTGCGCCACGCTTCGCCGCCCCGCCCTGCTCCTCGCCGGTCTGCTGGCGCTCGTCCCGCGCCCTGCCTTCGCCGCCCTCGACTATCCCCTGAGCTACGAGACCGTCGACGTCCAGGGCCTGCGCATCCTCGCCGGCAGCGTGGACTCCACCGCCGCCGCGCGGATCCAGGTCGAAGTCGTGGTGGCGGGCGGCGGTCTCGGGGGCGTGGCCGCGGCGCTGGCGCTCTGCGAGGAGGGCCGCCACGTCCTGCTCACCGAGGAGACCGACTGGCTCGGCGGGCAGGCCAGTAGCCAGGGCGTGTCGGCGCTGGACGAGAACCGCTGGGTCGACCGCGGCGGCGCCACCCGCCTCTACCGCGAGTTCCGCGAGACGATCCGTCGCCACTATCTGCCCCGGGCGACGCTGCCGGACAGCCTGCGGGCCGCGGCGGCCTTCAACCCCGGCAACTGCTGGGTCAGCCGTCTGGCCTTCGAACCCGCGGTGGCGCACGAGGCCTGCAGCCGTCTGCTGGAACCCTACCGCCGCGCGGGGCTGCTGACCCTGCGGCTGCGGCACAAGGTCGTGGCCGCGCGCCGTGAGCAGGCGCGCGTGACACGCCTGCTCCTGCTCGACCTCGACAGCCAGGCGGCGCTCGAGGTGACCCCGGACCTGGTCATCGACGCCACCGAGCTCGGCGACCTGCTGCCGCTCTGCGACGTCGCCTACGTGAGCGGCCGCGAGAGCCGCGCGATGACGGGCGAGCGCGACGCGGCCGACGGGGAGAGCGAGCCGCAGTGCGTGCAGAGCTTCACCTATTCCTTCGTGCTCGAGAGCGGGGGTGGCGGCTGTGCCGACGGCCCGGAGCCCCCCGGGTACCGCCGGCACCTGGCCAGCCAGCCCTTCAACACGCGCATGACCCGGTCGATGAACGGCGAGGCGAAGCAGATCGAGGTCTTTCTGTTCGACAAGGTCGAGGTGTGGCCGGGCTCGCTCTGGGAGTACCGCCGGCTCATCGAGGCGCGGCAGTTCGACCGCCGCGACTACCCGGGCGACCTCTCGCTGATCAACTGGATGGGCAACGACTACCACGAGGGGAGCATCATCGACGTCTCGCCCCGCGAGATGCTCGACCAGCTCCAGGCCGCGCGGAGCCTCAGCCTCAGCTACTACCACTTCATCCGCACGCAGATGGCGCGCCCCGACGGACATCTGGGCTACGACGAGGTCTGCCTCCGCCCCGACGTCATGGGCACCGCCGACGGGCTGAGCAAGTATCCCTACGCGCGGGAGTCGCGGCGCATCGTCGCGATGGAGACCCTGCGCCAGCAGGACGTGGAGAAGCCTCCCGTCGGCATTCGCCTGCGGGGGAGGCACTTCGTGGACGCCGTGGCCATCGGCGCCTACGACATCGACCTGCACGCCGGCCCCTGCCACAAGAGCACCCTGCAGGTCCAGACCCTGCCCTTCCAGATTCCCCTGGGCGCTCTGATCCCGGTGGGCACCGAGAACCTGCTGCCCGCCGCGAAGAACGCCGGGGTGACGCACATCACCAACGGCTGCACGCGGGTGCACAGCGTGCAGTGGGCGATCGGGGAGGCCGCGGGACGTCTGGCGGCGCACTGCCTCGAGCGCGATATCAGTCCGGAGCAGGTCTGGCTCGACCCCGCCGAGGTGCTCATGCTGCAGGCGCGCATCGTCCGCGGGGGAGCGCCGATCTTCTGGTACGGGAATCTGCCCAGCAGCGACCCGCGCTTCGCGGAGGCGCAACTCCAGCCTTTCCGGCTCGCCCATGGCATGCACATGGCGGGCCTCCAGCTGCAGAGTCTGACTCAGAGCTTCAACTGGGCGAGTCCCTGA
- a CDS encoding STAS domain-containing protein, with product MRIWPADLEPKLVTVLREGYSARQLGRDAVAGLIVGVVALPLAIAFAIASGVRPEQGLYTAVVAGFLISALGGSRVQIGGPTGAFVVLVASVVGRFGYDGLALATLLAGVLLVVMALARLGAVIRFIPYPVTVGFTTGIAVIIAAGQVVDGLALPLSAVPAEFIPRCAAIGRHLAETDPNALALALFTMVMIWLWPRLKTPIPAPLVALVAATLLVRALNLDVETIDSRFGSVPSGLPTLRLPHFDLRLLPALLPSALSIAMLAGIESLLSALVADGMIGGRHRSSAELLGQGIANLASPFFGGIPATGAIARTATNVKSGGRTPFAGIVHALTLLAILVAGGRWAGMIPLPALAGFLVVIAYNMSEWRVFLRLFRGPRSDVLVLLTTFLLTVLVDINAAIQAGVVLAALLLMRRMAEVSAVKPVTGVLDYEGDVEGPTLGRPLPQGVDVFEVNGSFCFGAAGKFTEVLANLKSRPRVVILRMRSVLAMDATGLHALEGVASRLRQQHVVLLLSGVHLQPLSAMERSGTLQRLGREHLFDSYEQALDAAALLVGEDADPAAGGRHGQ from the coding sequence ATGCGGATCTGGCCTGCCGATCTCGAGCCCAAGCTCGTCACCGTACTTCGTGAAGGGTACTCGGCCCGGCAGCTCGGGCGCGACGCGGTCGCGGGCCTGATCGTCGGGGTGGTGGCGCTGCCCCTGGCGATCGCCTTCGCCATCGCCTCGGGCGTGCGGCCCGAGCAGGGGCTCTACACCGCCGTGGTCGCGGGCTTCCTCATCTCCGCCCTGGGCGGCAGCCGTGTGCAGATCGGCGGGCCCACGGGCGCCTTCGTGGTGCTGGTGGCCTCGGTCGTCGGCCGCTTCGGCTACGACGGGCTCGCCCTGGCCACGCTGCTGGCCGGCGTCCTGCTCGTCGTCATGGCCCTGGCCCGCCTCGGCGCGGTGATCCGCTTCATTCCCTATCCCGTCACGGTGGGTTTCACCACGGGGATCGCCGTCATCATCGCGGCGGGGCAGGTGGTCGACGGCCTCGCGCTTCCCCTCTCCGCCGTGCCGGCCGAGTTCATCCCCCGCTGCGCCGCGATCGGCAGGCACCTGGCCGAGACCGATCCCAACGCCCTCGCGCTGGCCCTGTTCACGATGGTCATGATCTGGCTGTGGCCACGGCTGAAGACGCCGATTCCCGCGCCGCTGGTGGCGCTGGTCGCGGCGACGTTGCTCGTCCGCGCGCTCAACCTGGACGTCGAGACGATCGACAGCCGCTTCGGCTCCGTGCCCAGCGGACTCCCCACGCTGCGCCTCCCGCACTTCGACCTGCGGCTACTGCCCGCGCTGCTGCCCTCCGCGCTCTCCATCGCCATGCTGGCGGGGATCGAGTCGCTGCTCAGCGCGCTGGTCGCGGACGGCATGATCGGCGGACGCCATCGCTCGAGCGCCGAGCTGCTGGGGCAGGGCATCGCGAACCTCGCCTCGCCGTTCTTCGGCGGCATCCCGGCCACCGGAGCCATCGCGCGCACCGCCACGAACGTCAAGTCGGGCGGCAGGACGCCCTTCGCCGGCATCGTTCACGCCCTCACGCTGCTGGCGATCCTCGTGGCCGGCGGCAGGTGGGCGGGGATGATCCCGCTGCCGGCGCTCGCGGGCTTCCTGGTGGTCATCGCCTACAACATGAGCGAGTGGCGGGTCTTCCTGCGCCTGTTCCGCGGACCGCGCAGCGACGTCCTCGTGCTCCTGACGACCTTCCTCCTCACGGTGCTGGTGGACATCAACGCGGCGATTCAGGCCGGGGTCGTGCTGGCCGCGTTGCTGCTCATGCGGCGGATGGCCGAGGTCAGCGCGGTCAAGCCGGTGACGGGGGTCCTGGACTACGAGGGGGACGTGGAGGGGCCGACGCTCGGCCGCCCGCTGCCCCAGGGCGTGGACGTCTTCGAGGTGAACGGGTCCTTCTGCTTCGGCGCCGCCGGCAAGTTCACCGAGGTGCTGGCGAATCTCAAGTCGCGACCGAGGGTGGTCATCCTCAGGATGCGCAGCGTCCTCGCCATGGACGCCACGGGTCTTCACGCGCTGGAGGGCGTGGCGTCGCGCCTCAGGCAGCAGCACGTGGTCCTGCTGCTGTCGGGGGTCCATTTGCAGCCGTTGAGCGCGATGGAGCGGAGTGGTACCCTGCAGCGGCTGGGCCGGGAACACCTGTTCGACAGCTACGAGCAGGCGCTCGATGCCGCCGCGCTCCTCGTGGGCGAGGACGCGGATCCGGCAGCAGGGGGCAGGCATGGGCAGTGA
- a CDS encoding DMT family protein yields MSRTLIAALLLVGSNVFMTFAWYGHLRTLAARPWLLAVFASWGIALFEYLLQVPANRIGHAELSVGQLKILQECITLGVFVPFSLFYLRERLTLDYLWAGLCLLGAVFFLFRARLMGA; encoded by the coding sequence ATGAGCCGCACGCTGATCGCGGCGCTGCTGCTGGTGGGCAGCAACGTCTTCATGACCTTCGCCTGGTACGGGCACCTGCGCACGCTGGCCGCGCGACCCTGGCTCCTGGCCGTGTTCGCGAGCTGGGGGATCGCGCTGTTCGAGTACCTGCTGCAGGTGCCGGCCAATCGCATCGGCCATGCCGAACTCAGCGTCGGGCAGCTGAAGATCCTCCAGGAGTGCATCACCCTGGGCGTCTTCGTGCCGTTCTCGCTGTTCTACCTGCGGGAGCGCCTGACGTTGGACTACCTGTGGGCAGGCCTCTGCCTGCTGGGCGCGGTGTTCTTTCTCTTCCGCGCTCGACTGATGGGCGCCTGA
- a CDS encoding class I SAM-dependent methyltransferase has translation MGSDFANVYDDARRADAYARLEFPGTYHLAFRDLPALFAAHVQGRDALDFGCGAGRSTRFLRANGYSVCGVDIAAPMLERARALDPEGDYRLLDARGLAALPAASVDLVLSMFTFDNIPTRAAKVELFGGLARLLRPAGRLVSVVSSPEIYVNEWASFSTKDYPENARAASGDVVRIVMLDVDDHRPVEDVLWDDAAYADVYAAAGLAVREQRRPLAHGDEPWTWVSETRVAPWVVYVLERDDARGG, from the coding sequence ATGGGCAGTGACTTCGCCAACGTCTACGACGACGCGCGCCGCGCCGACGCCTACGCCCGCCTCGAATTCCCCGGCACCTACCATCTGGCCTTCCGCGACCTTCCCGCCCTCTTCGCCGCGCACGTGCAGGGTCGCGATGCGCTGGACTTCGGCTGCGGCGCGGGCCGCTCCACGCGGTTCCTGCGCGCCAACGGTTACTCCGTGTGTGGAGTCGACATCGCCGCGCCCATGCTCGAGCGGGCCCGGGCGCTGGATCCCGAGGGCGATTACCGCCTGCTCGACGCGCGCGGACTTGCCGCGCTGCCGGCGGCGAGCGTCGACCTCGTGCTCTCGATGTTCACCTTCGACAACATCCCCACGCGCGCGGCGAAGGTGGAGCTCTTCGGCGGGCTGGCGCGGCTGCTGCGGCCTGCGGGGCGGCTGGTGAGCGTGGTGTCGTCCCCGGAGATCTACGTGAACGAGTGGGCGTCCTTCAGCACGAAGGACTACCCCGAGAACGCGCGGGCGGCGAGCGGGGACGTGGTGCGCATCGTGATGCTCGACGTGGACGACCACCGGCCGGTGGAGGACGTCCTCTGGGACGACGCGGCCTACGCGGACGTCTACGCCGCGGCCGGCCTCGCCGTGCGCGAGCAGCGCCGGCCCCTGGCCCACGGCGACGAGCCCTGGACCTGGGTCAGCGAGACGCGCGTGGCGCCGTGGGTGGTCTACGTGCTGGAGAGGGACGACGCGCGGGGAGGTTGA
- a CDS encoding response regulator has translation MTKLLLIDDDEPFARMLAERLHREGFAVSMAGDGKPGVALFQQERFPLVILDIILPEMEGLETLRELRSLDPDVKVIAISGGGAGDPGVYLHSAELLGARAAFTKPLDWPPFLAKLRELLGEA, from the coding sequence ATGACCAAGCTGCTGCTCATCGACGACGACGAGCCGTTCGCGCGGATGCTCGCCGAGCGCCTTCACCGGGAAGGATTTGCGGTTTCGATGGCCGGGGACGGCAAGCCCGGCGTCGCACTGTTCCAGCAGGAGCGCTTCCCGCTGGTGATCCTGGACATCATCCTGCCGGAGATGGAGGGATTGGAGACCCTGCGCGAGCTGCGCAGTCTCGACCCCGACGTCAAGGTGATCGCGATTTCGGGCGGCGGCGCCGGCGATCCCGGCGTCTACCTGCACTCCGCTGAACTGCTCGGCGCGAGAGCGGCCTTCACCAAGCCGCTGGACTGGCCGCCATTCCTCGCCAAGCTGCGCGAGCTTCTGGGCGAGGCGTAG
- a CDS encoding PAS domain S-box protein produces MLALFVALAENIALLLALALIYSFALRRWRRETSARQVVVGLAIGAVAVGGMLKPVPLQPGLFFDGRSIVLGVGALVGGPLAALLAAVTAGALRIAQGGVGVAPGLLTILSSSALGLLFRRLRASRPAWRGDRGLLLFGLAVHVGMLLCMFALPPELAWATVRRIGLPVLTLFPLGTLLLGKLLSAQEELVRGREDLEATRRVQQAILDSIPDSAWMKDADGRYLGVNAPFEELCGLPAGQIHGRHDGDIWADAASAARYAADDAQVLRTRERLRVEEGVVDNSGLERWVETVKTPVFGADGAAMGTVGIARDITERRRNELELRRLATALKQSSDAVMMLDVEGAITYVNPAFELMSGYPQREAIGRLAVDLQAQETHEAAKESLRLTLAGGSAWRGPVTWRGKDGGTVETLATVNPISGERGELAGFVAVHVDRSELRLLEERLVQAQKMEAIGTLAGGIAHDFNNILGAIIGYAEMAEQGLDRQEDCRRYMAEVLAAANRARELVRQILSFSRRQTPAPESIPVARTLDETMGLLRATLPSSLELRVEERCGDCRLFAAPVQLEQVLLNLCTNASQALAGRPGRVDILVERLTLDTPHRWGGEDLLPGPYVHLRVADDGPGLDPALLPRVCEPFFTTKPAGEGTGMGLSVVHGIVTSLGGSLDLESRLGRGFAVDILLPELVGTPAPAPEALPAVSASPARILVAEDEAQLRELYREALTRAGHVVETVARGDAALDRFRREPAAFDLIVTDLGMPGLSGERLSEEARKLRPGLPILLITGYTEPVVETRLKQIGVAEICQKPLGGREIVEAVGRILTTRAEGA; encoded by the coding sequence GTGCTCGCGCTCTTCGTGGCCCTGGCCGAGAACATCGCCCTCCTGCTCGCCCTCGCACTCATCTACAGCTTCGCACTGCGTCGCTGGCGAAGGGAGACCTCCGCCCGCCAGGTGGTCGTGGGACTCGCCATCGGCGCCGTGGCCGTGGGCGGCATGCTGAAGCCGGTCCCCCTCCAGCCGGGTCTGTTCTTCGACGGTCGCAGCATCGTCCTGGGCGTCGGCGCGCTGGTCGGCGGCCCGCTGGCGGCGCTGCTGGCGGCGGTCACGGCAGGGGCGCTGCGCATCGCCCAGGGCGGCGTGGGCGTCGCGCCAGGGCTGCTGACGATCCTGAGCAGCAGCGCCCTCGGTCTTCTCTTCCGCCGCCTCCGCGCCTCGCGCCCCGCCTGGCGCGGGGATCGGGGCCTGCTGCTCTTCGGGCTCGCGGTGCACGTCGGAATGCTGCTCTGCATGTTCGCGCTGCCGCCGGAGCTGGCCTGGGCGACGGTGCGACGGATCGGCCTGCCGGTGCTCACCCTCTTCCCGCTGGGCACCCTGCTGCTGGGCAAGCTGCTCAGCGCGCAGGAGGAACTGGTGCGCGGTCGCGAGGACCTCGAGGCGACGCGGCGCGTCCAGCAGGCCATCCTGGACAGCATCCCCGACAGCGCCTGGATGAAGGACGCCGACGGCCGCTACCTCGGCGTCAACGCGCCCTTCGAAGAGCTCTGCGGCCTGCCCGCCGGCCAGATCCACGGACGGCACGACGGCGACATCTGGGCGGACGCCGCCAGCGCGGCGCGCTACGCCGCCGACGACGCGCAGGTGCTGCGCACGCGGGAGCGGCTGCGGGTGGAGGAAGGGGTCGTCGACAACTCAGGGCTCGAACGCTGGGTGGAGACCGTCAAGACGCCGGTGTTCGGCGCCGACGGGGCCGCCATGGGCACCGTGGGCATCGCGCGCGACATCACCGAACGGCGGCGCAACGAGCTGGAGCTGCGGCGGCTGGCCACCGCGCTCAAGCAGTCCAGCGACGCCGTGATGATGCTGGACGTCGAGGGCGCCATCACCTACGTGAATCCGGCCTTCGAGCTGATGAGCGGCTACCCGCAGCGGGAGGCGATCGGCCGCCTGGCGGTGGACCTGCAGGCGCAGGAAACCCACGAGGCGGCGAAGGAATCGCTGCGGCTGACGCTCGCCGGGGGCAGCGCCTGGCGGGGACCGGTGACCTGGCGCGGCAAGGACGGCGGCACGGTGGAGACGCTCGCCACCGTCAATCCGATCTCCGGGGAGCGCGGGGAGCTGGCGGGTTTCGTCGCGGTCCACGTGGACCGGAGCGAGCTGCGGCTGCTCGAGGAGCGGCTCGTCCAGGCGCAGAAGATGGAGGCCATCGGCACGCTGGCCGGCGGCATCGCGCACGACTTCAACAACATCCTCGGCGCGATCATCGGCTACGCGGAGATGGCCGAGCAGGGCCTGGATCGGCAGGAGGACTGCCGGCGCTACATGGCCGAGGTGCTGGCAGCGGCGAATCGTGCCCGGGAGCTGGTCCGGCAGATCCTCTCCTTCAGCAGGCGGCAGACGCCGGCGCCGGAGTCGATCCCGGTGGCCCGCACCCTGGACGAGACGATGGGCCTCCTGCGCGCCACGCTGCCCAGCAGCCTCGAACTGCGCGTTGAGGAGCGCTGCGGCGACTGTCGGCTGTTCGCGGCGCCCGTCCAGCTCGAGCAGGTGCTGCTCAACCTGTGCACGAACGCCAGCCAGGCGCTGGCTGGCCGACCGGGGCGCGTGGACATCCTCGTCGAGCGCCTGACGCTGGATACGCCGCATCGCTGGGGCGGCGAGGACCTGCTCCCCGGCCCCTACGTGCATCTCCGCGTCGCGGACGACGGCCCCGGGCTCGATCCCGCGCTCCTGCCCCGCGTCTGCGAGCCCTTCTTCACCACGAAGCCGGCGGGTGAGGGCACGGGGATGGGTCTCTCCGTGGTCCATGGTATCGTGACCAGTCTTGGCGGCTCCCTCGACCTCGAAAGCAGGCTCGGCAGAGGTTTCGCCGTGGACATCCTGCTGCCCGAACTGGTAGGGACGCCCGCGCCGGCGCCCGAGGCGCTCCCCGCAGTCTCCGCAAGTCCGGCGCGTATCCTGGTCGCCGAGGACGAGGCGCAGCTGCGCGAGCTCTACCGGGAAGCGCTCACCCGCGCCGGCCACGTGGTGGAGACCGTCGCCCGGGGAGATGCCGCCCTGGATCGTTTTCGCCGTGAACCCGCCGCCTTCGACTTGATCGTCACGGACCTGGGCATGCCTGGCCTCAGCGGCGAGAGACTGAGCGAGGAGGCACGAAAACTCCGCCCCGGGCTTCCAATTTTGCTCATCACGGGCTACACTGAGCCGGTGGTGGAGACTCGCCTAAAACAGATTGGTGTAGCTGAAATCTGCCAGAAACCGTTGGGGGGAAGGGAGATCGTGGAGGCCGTCGGGAGGATTCTGACGACCCGTGCCGAAGGAGCCTAG